A stretch of Sphingorhabdus sp. YGSMI21 DNA encodes these proteins:
- a CDS encoding GFA family protein: MTMTGQCLCGAVSYTIEGDLQMCGVCHCKNCQRQAGSSYSVLFAVADEQIVIEGVLTTYDDHADSGNVVHRHFCGICGSPVKTSLPTQPGVTFIKAGTLDDTSVLHPQIHFWTGSKQPWVEIDSDVPQIEGNPG, encoded by the coding sequence ATGACAATGACAGGCCAGTGCCTATGCGGCGCGGTGAGCTACACGATCGAGGGCGATCTGCAGATGTGCGGCGTCTGTCATTGTAAGAACTGCCAGCGACAGGCAGGCAGTTCCTATTCGGTTCTCTTTGCGGTCGCGGACGAGCAGATCGTGATCGAGGGTGTTCTCACGACCTATGATGATCATGCCGACAGCGGAAATGTGGTCCATCGCCATTTCTGCGGCATCTGCGGGTCACCGGTAAAAACCTCGCTGCCGACCCAGCCTGGGGTAACCTTCATCAAGGCAGGAACGCTGGATGATACCAGCGTGCTGCATCCGCAAATCCATTTCTGGACCGGTAGCAAACAGCCCTGGGTCGAGATTGATTCCGATGTCCCGCAGATAGAGGGAAATCCGGGGTGA
- a CDS encoding aspartate-semialdehyde dehydrogenase, translating to MTMRRAMMVTTLVLVMLSGCAAPVEKPQPDETEEAAPVVAIVLQPDGIASGEGERFSYGTDKSTVIAKLEEYGPVHQNSNEECGAGPMEFASSAATGLTTNFQDEKLVGWYFDGDAKSAMTDRNISVGSTRAELEAAMPIEMQPDSTLGIEFFSGSGEDGFIGGFLSDNGATPTVDSLYSGTNCFFR from the coding sequence GTGACTATGCGCAGGGCAATGATGGTAACGACCCTCGTCCTGGTGATGCTGTCCGGATGTGCTGCACCGGTCGAAAAACCCCAACCGGATGAAACCGAAGAAGCGGCACCGGTTGTTGCAATAGTCCTACAGCCAGACGGGATTGCCTCGGGAGAAGGGGAGCGTTTCTCTTACGGTACCGACAAAAGCACTGTTATCGCGAAGCTGGAAGAATATGGTCCGGTCCATCAGAACAGCAATGAAGAGTGCGGCGCCGGGCCGATGGAATTCGCTTCCTCCGCCGCAACCGGTCTGACGACCAATTTTCAGGATGAGAAGCTCGTCGGCTGGTATTTTGACGGTGATGCAAAGTCGGCAATGACAGATCGGAATATCAGCGTGGGATCTACCCGAGCCGAACTGGAAGCGGCTATGCCAATCGAGATGCAACCGGACAGCACGCTCGGTATCGAATTTTTCTCCGGCTCTGGCGAAGATGGATTTATCGGCGGTTTTCTTTCGGACAACGGCGCGACTCCGACCGTCGATAGTCTCTATTCAGGCACCAACTGCTTTTTCCGCTGA
- a CDS encoding enoyl-CoA hydratase — MALILLEKADGIATITLNRPEAMNALSHALRTELFDACQNISRDEDIRAVIVTGAGERAFTAGLDLKELGEQGLGAATDQNPARNPCRALQSLNVPVICAINGVAITGGFELALACDIRIASTNARFADTHARVGIIPGWGLSQKLSRFIGLSRACELSFTGQFLDAQTACDWGLVNHVYAPDELMPKARALAADMASIDPQFLKAYKKLIFDGYDRNFRDALALEKQTTDAWNGNVTAEDVEQRRLAVIERGRALKA, encoded by the coding sequence ATGGCCCTGATATTGCTGGAAAAGGCCGACGGAATTGCAACCATCACGCTCAACCGCCCGGAGGCGATGAACGCCCTGTCCCATGCATTGCGCACAGAATTGTTTGACGCTTGCCAGAATATTTCCCGGGATGAAGATATTCGGGCTGTTATCGTGACCGGTGCGGGCGAGCGGGCCTTCACCGCCGGTCTTGATCTCAAGGAACTGGGCGAACAGGGCCTCGGTGCGGCCACCGACCAGAATCCAGCGCGCAACCCGTGCCGGGCGCTGCAGTCGCTAAACGTTCCCGTCATTTGTGCAATCAATGGCGTCGCGATCACCGGCGGTTTCGAACTGGCCCTCGCCTGCGATATCCGTATCGCCTCGACCAACGCCCGTTTTGCCGACACCCACGCGCGCGTCGGGATCATACCCGGCTGGGGCCTGTCCCAGAAACTGTCTCGCTTCATCGGCCTCTCCCGAGCCTGCGAACTGAGCTTTACAGGCCAGTTTCTCGATGCCCAGACGGCGTGCGACTGGGGTCTGGTCAACCATGTCTACGCACCGGATGAGCTGATGCCCAAAGCGCGCGCCCTGGCAGCGGATATGGCCAGTATCGATCCACAATTTCTCAAAGCGTACAAGAAGCTGATCTTCGACGGCTATGACCGAAATTTCAGAGACGCGCTGGCGCTGGAGAAACAGACCACCGACGCCTGGAACGGCAATGTGACGGCGGAAGATGTCGAGCAACGCCGGCTGGCGGTGATTGAACGGGGCCGGGCCCTGAAAGCCTGA
- a CDS encoding alpha/beta hydrolase — MISLRARLLFAIVRLSRLKNYLLKPGRAEKYIARDHARGPASPVRWLRKHCDIEKSEIDGQPLYRLRPKENGTFLHIFYLHGGGYAFNIVSLHWHFIKKLIRKTGASVTVPIYPLSPENKWDRSYAMVMEAFRQAVSRHGAENIVVMGDSAGGGFSLGLSQMLRDEGKALPAKLVLLSPYLDQTAADATQAELEKTDVLISVEGIRRLGSWWMREGEDPAMFPASPLFAPLDRLPPMLVFAGTDEVLLADSLRLKQKGDECGANIELKLYDRMQHVWMLLPIPEAKKALNEITGFLLASKS, encoded by the coding sequence ATGATCAGTTTACGGGCGCGCCTGCTATTTGCCATTGTCCGGCTTTCGCGGTTGAAGAATTATTTGCTGAAACCCGGCCGGGCCGAAAAATATATCGCCCGGGATCATGCCCGGGGGCCCGCGTCGCCGGTGCGCTGGCTGCGCAAACATTGTGATATCGAAAAGAGCGAGATTGACGGCCAGCCGCTCTATCGGCTCCGCCCGAAAGAGAACGGGACGTTTCTGCACATCTTCTATCTTCATGGCGGCGGCTATGCCTTCAACATTGTCTCGCTACACTGGCATTTTATCAAGAAACTGATCCGCAAAACCGGCGCGAGCGTCACCGTGCCCATCTATCCCTTGTCCCCCGAAAATAAATGGGACCGCAGCTATGCAATGGTGATGGAGGCATTCCGGCAAGCTGTTTCGCGCCATGGTGCAGAGAATATCGTGGTGATGGGTGATAGCGCGGGCGGCGGATTCTCTCTTGGCCTGTCCCAGATGCTGCGGGACGAGGGCAAGGCGTTGCCGGCCAAGCTGGTGCTGCTCAGCCCCTATCTGGATCAAACTGCTGCCGACGCGACACAGGCGGAGCTGGAAAAGACCGACGTGCTGATCTCGGTCGAGGGAATTCGCCGCCTCGGGTCCTGGTGGATGCGCGAAGGCGAGGACCCTGCCATGTTCCCGGCCAGCCCGTTATTTGCGCCGCTGGATCGATTGCCACCGATGCTGGTGTTTGCCGGAACAGACGAGGTGTTGCTGGCGGACTCCCTTCGTCTGAAACAGAAGGGCGACGAGTGCGGGGCCAATATCGAGCTGAAACTCTACGACCGGATGCAGCATGTCTGGATGCTGCTTCCCATTCCCGAGGCCAAAAAGGCATTGAACGAAATTACCGGATTTCTGCTCGCTTCGAAAAGCTGA
- a CDS encoding beta-ketoacyl-ACP synthase III, with protein sequence MTDSNIPVISATGLFTPENSISNEELVASFNAYVDLTNRQNADAIAAGDAEELQHSSVEFIEKASGIKSRFVLSKDPILDPEVMCPRLPERPDSEISILAEIGVKAALQALQRAGRKPEDVDAVLCACSNLQRAYPAIAVEIQDALGMEDGFGFDMNVACSSATFGIQTAADYIRSGSARSVLVINPEICSGHLNWRDRDSHFIFGDVATAILVEAKDIAPAQHWEIVGTKLKTQFSNNIRNNFGFLNRTHPETRDNKDKLFVQEGRKVFKEVVPMVANMINEQTDRLGIEAGALRRLWLHQANAGMNRLIAQRVLGHEASDDESPTVLDTYANTSSAGSIIAFHKHSADLVEGDIGLICSFGAGYSAGTVFVRKVA encoded by the coding sequence ATGACCGACAGCAATATTCCCGTCATTTCCGCAACCGGCCTTTTCACGCCGGAGAACAGCATAAGCAACGAGGAACTGGTGGCCAGTTTCAATGCCTATGTTGATCTGACAAACCGTCAAAATGCCGACGCTATCGCAGCAGGGGATGCTGAAGAACTGCAGCACAGCTCGGTTGAATTCATCGAGAAGGCATCGGGGATCAAGTCGCGTTTTGTGCTGTCCAAGGACCCTATTCTTGATCCCGAAGTCATGTGCCCCCGCTTGCCGGAGAGACCCGACAGCGAAATATCCATCTTGGCCGAAATAGGTGTCAAAGCCGCGCTGCAGGCGCTGCAACGGGCAGGGCGCAAACCGGAGGATGTCGATGCGGTGCTATGCGCATGTTCGAACCTTCAGCGCGCCTACCCGGCCATTGCTGTCGAAATTCAGGATGCTCTCGGCATGGAAGACGGTTTCGGTTTCGATATGAATGTCGCCTGTTCCTCCGCGACCTTCGGCATCCAGACCGCAGCAGACTATATCCGCTCGGGCAGCGCCAGATCGGTGCTGGTTATCAATCCGGAGATTTGCTCCGGCCATCTCAACTGGCGCGACCGCGACAGCCATTTTATCTTCGGTGACGTGGCGACGGCGATCCTTGTCGAGGCCAAGGATATTGCGCCGGCCCAGCATTGGGAAATCGTCGGAACAAAGCTCAAGACGCAGTTTTCGAACAATATCCGCAACAACTTTGGTTTCCTTAACCGTACCCATCCGGAAACCCGCGACAACAAGGATAAGCTGTTCGTTCAGGAGGGGCGAAAGGTTTTCAAGGAAGTGGTGCCCATGGTAGCCAACATGATCAACGAACAGACCGATCGGCTCGGCATCGAGGCCGGAGCATTGCGCCGTCTCTGGCTGCATCAGGCAAATGCCGGGATGAACCGGCTGATTGCCCAGCGGGTGCTGGGGCATGAAGCGAGCGATGACGAAAGCCCGACCGTCCTCGACACATATGCGAATACGTCCTCGGCCGGTTCGATCATCGCCTTTCACAAGCATAGCGCCGATCTGGTTGAAGGAGACATCGGCCTGATCTGTTCTTTCGGGGCGGGTTATTCGGCCGGAACGGTTTTCGTACGCAAGGTTGCGTGA